GATTTGACAGAGGCCTGGGGGGTCATGAAAACCTTCCCATTTATTTCGATAACACCGGAGTTAACGCTATACTTAACCACCATGATATCACTCTTAACGATATCTTGATATGTATCAGGGATTATATGGTTAAAAGTGGTGAGGTTGGATGCGGTTGCTTGTTGTGAGCGATGTTCACGACAAGGTTTCAAATTTTCAAAAGATTGCTAGTTTCTTAAAAAACGAGATAGACGCAACAATAGTAGCCGGGGATTTAACTTATTTCAAGCCTTTTGAACACGGAGTTAAAGTTTTAAGAACAATGAGAGACTTTACCGGTCGCCCCGTCTACTTTGTCCCAGGGAATTGCGACAGCCCCAGGCTTCTTACTTGGGATGGTGAAAAAGACATCCTAAATCTACATCGTAGATTTATCCGGCTAGGAAGCAACTATGTCTACGGGATAGGTGGAGGAAACACATCTCCTTTCAATACTTTGATCGAATGGAGCGAGGACGAGCTTAAATCGATGCTTCCAACTGGGAACAGCCAGGTTTGTGAAAAACTAGTGATGGTTACTCATACTCCTATATATCAGTTCTTCGATGAGGCCCATGGGTCGAACATAGGTTCAATTTCATTCTACAACTTCCTACGAGAATGCGCTCCTCTTGCATGGATTACAGGTCATGTTCACGAGCATAGTGGCGTGTTGA
This is a stretch of genomic DNA from Thermosphaera aggregans DSM 11486. It encodes these proteins:
- a CDS encoding metallophosphoesterase family protein, encoding MRLLVVSDVHDKVSNFQKIASFLKNEIDATIVAGDLTYFKPFEHGVKVLRTMRDFTGRPVYFVPGNCDSPRLLTWDGEKDILNLHRRFIRLGSNYVYGIGGGNTSPFNTLIEWSEDELKSMLPTGNSQVCEKLVMVTHTPIYQFFDEAHGSNIGSISFYNFLRECAPLAWITGHVHEHSGVLKYGGTTIIHPGPLMKGYYAIVDLGDNEVVAVVGKLG